A window from Acinonyx jubatus isolate Ajub_Pintada_27869175 chromosome E1, VMU_Ajub_asm_v1.0, whole genome shotgun sequence encodes these proteins:
- the CHCT1 gene encoding CHD1 helical C-terminal domain containing protein 1 isoform X1: METSNGQGGEGDKPLKKVTDAPYLEKSSRTTPSGDSLVHHAKGLDQDTFKICKEYLRPLKKFLRKLYLPRDLPQKKKLKYMKQSLVALGDHINTFLQHYCRTWEIKHWRKMLWRFVSLFSELEAKQLRRLYKYTKSNQTAKFLVAFCPLYTLESSLLANQEDSLPKLCSAWGLHGNISGMKERLSKMQAPGREASLLGEPRSQIQVMKDSLRKLPHKTKLKNKRIKEAPETPETCP, translated from the exons ATGGAGACCTCAAATGGGCAAGGGGGTGAAGGAGACAAGCCCCTAAAGAAG GTGACAGATGCACCCTACTTAGAGAAGAGCTCCCGCACCACCCCTTCTGGAGACTCACTTGTACACCATGCCAAGGGTCTGGACCAGGACACCTTCAAAATT TGCAAAGAATATCTAAGACCACTGAAGAAGTTCCTGCGAAAGTTGTACCTGCCCAGGGACCTTCCCCAGAAGAAGAAGCTAAAGTACATGAAGCAGAGCCTGGTGGCCCTAGGGGACCACATCAACACCTTTCTGCAACACTACTGCCGAACCTGGGAAATCAAGCACTGGAGGAA GATGCTCTGgcgatttgtctctctcttctcagaaCTGGAGGCAAAACAGCTTCGCAGGCTCTACAAGTACACCAAGAGCAACCAGACAGCCAAGTTCCTG GTGGCGTTCTGTCCCCTGTACACCCTGGAGAGCTCCTTGCTGGCCAACCAGGAAGACAGTCTGCCCAAGCTCTGCAGTGCCTGGGGGCTGCACGGCAACATCAGCGGCATGAAGGAGAGGCTGTCCAAGATGCAGGCCCCTGGCCGAGAGGCCTCCCTGCTGGGGGAGCCAAGATCCCAGATCCAGGTCATGAAAG ATTCTCTAAGGAAACTTCctcacaaaacaaaactcaagaataAGAGAATTAAGGAAGCCCCAGAGACTCCAGAGACCTGCCCATAA
- the CHCT1 gene encoding CHD1 helical C-terminal domain containing protein 1 isoform X3 — METSNGQGGEGDKPLKKVTDAPYLEKSSRTTPSGDSLVHHAKGLDQDTFKICKEYLRPLKKFLRKLYLPRDLPQKKKLKYMKQSLVALGDHINTFLQHYCRTWEIKHWRKMLWRFVSLFSELEAKQLRRLYKYTKSNQTAKFLVAFCPLYTLESSLLANQEDSLPKLCSAWGLHGNISGMKERLSKMQAPGREASLLGEPRSQIQVMKDLPILDISYKWNHTICGPL; from the exons ATGGAGACCTCAAATGGGCAAGGGGGTGAAGGAGACAAGCCCCTAAAGAAG GTGACAGATGCACCCTACTTAGAGAAGAGCTCCCGCACCACCCCTTCTGGAGACTCACTTGTACACCATGCCAAGGGTCTGGACCAGGACACCTTCAAAATT TGCAAAGAATATCTAAGACCACTGAAGAAGTTCCTGCGAAAGTTGTACCTGCCCAGGGACCTTCCCCAGAAGAAGAAGCTAAAGTACATGAAGCAGAGCCTGGTGGCCCTAGGGGACCACATCAACACCTTTCTGCAACACTACTGCCGAACCTGGGAAATCAAGCACTGGAGGAA GATGCTCTGgcgatttgtctctctcttctcagaaCTGGAGGCAAAACAGCTTCGCAGGCTCTACAAGTACACCAAGAGCAACCAGACAGCCAAGTTCCTG GTGGCGTTCTGTCCCCTGTACACCCTGGAGAGCTCCTTGCTGGCCAACCAGGAAGACAGTCTGCCCAAGCTCTGCAGTGCCTGGGGGCTGCACGGCAACATCAGCGGCATGAAGGAGAGGCTGTCCAAGATGCAGGCCCCTGGCCGAGAGGCCTCCCTGCTGGGGGAGCCAAGATCCCAGATCCAGGTCATGAAAG